In a single window of the Lebetimonas sp. JH292 genome:
- a CDS encoding nickel-dependent hydrogenase large subunit has product MGKIVIPFGSQHVALPEPISFLFETQNEIITKVEAHIGYVHRGIEKAAITKFEYNQLPYLTARVCGLCSITHAGAVVHGLEKLMNVEVNKRIDYLRMLVVELDRIHSHMLANGHVAEVVGYENLFMQTFRAREDVMDILERITGNRVQYDYQVIGGVSRDIDLEIVEFAKKKLKKLKENVLKVMDFNDSDYTFGLKTKGVGVISKEMAAKYNVAGPIARASGLETDARVEFDYLPFEEVGYKMQLRREGDVWARNMVRFDEVLNSIEMCENILDNLPEGEYKVKVKGRPNGETVVRVEAPRGECFYYLKGSNKKVMDRVRIRVPTYANIPILKKLFLGAKYSDAQAIVLSFDPCMSCTAR; this is encoded by the coding sequence ATGGGAAAAATAGTAATTCCTTTTGGTTCTCAACATGTAGCTTTGCCAGAGCCGATTAGTTTTTTATTTGAAACCCAAAATGAAATTATTACGAAAGTAGAAGCCCATATAGGATATGTTCACAGAGGTATAGAAAAAGCCGCCATTACAAAATTTGAATATAATCAATTACCTTATCTTACGGCAAGGGTATGCGGTCTTTGTTCTATTACCCATGCAGGGGCGGTTGTTCATGGATTGGAAAAGTTGATGAATGTGGAAGTTAATAAAAGAATAGATTATTTAAGAATGCTTGTAGTTGAACTCGACAGAATTCATTCACATATGCTTGCAAACGGACATGTGGCCGAGGTAGTGGGTTATGAAAATCTCTTTATGCAGACATTTAGGGCAAGAGAAGATGTTATGGATATTCTCGAGAGAATCACCGGAAACAGGGTTCAGTACGATTATCAGGTAATAGGTGGCGTCAGCAGGGATATTGATTTAGAAATAGTTGAATTTGCAAAGAAAAAACTAAAAAAATTAAAAGAAAATGTTTTAAAAGTAATGGATTTTAACGACAGCGATTATACATTTGGTCTTAAAACAAAAGGGGTAGGGGTCATTTCCAAAGAAATGGCTGCCAAATATAATGTTGCGGGTCCTATTGCAAGGGCCAGCGGGCTTGAAACCGATGCAAGGGTTGAATTTGATTATCTTCCTTTTGAAGAAGTCGGGTATAAAATGCAGTTAAGAAGAGAGGGTGATGTGTGGGCCAGAAATATGGTGAGGTTTGATGAGGTTTTAAATTCAATTGAAATGTGTGAAAACATATTGGATAACCTACCTGAAGGTGAATATAAAGTCAAAGTAAAAGGCAGACCGAACGGAGAAACTGTGGTGAGGGTTGAGGCACCTAGGGGTGAGTGTTTTTATTATTTAAAAGGCAGCAATAAAAAAGTAATGGACAGGGTTAGAATAAGAGTGCCTACATATGCAAATATCCCGATTTTAAAAAAGCTGTTTTTAGGTGCCAAATATTCCGATGCCCAGGCAATTGTGCTCAGTTTTGATCCTTGTATGAGCTGTACGGCAAGATAA
- a CDS encoding NADH-quinone oxidoreductase subunit C, producing MTINPQITIKEVTLENVTEEIKNFYDENIWHYITVNATDLGGKLQIDWLFSKYKEKNIIQIFRIPEVSYDAKIPSIVNIIPSAWLSEWELADLFGLDVENAAKGVFIAPDAPKAPLRKDSSWEK from the coding sequence ATGACGATTAATCCACAAATTACAATAAAAGAAGTTACACTTGAAAATGTAACAGAAGAGATTAAAAATTTTTATGACGAAAATATCTGGCATTATATAACCGTAAATGCCACAGATTTAGGCGGAAAACTTCAAATCGACTGGCTTTTTTCAAAATATAAAGAAAAAAATATTATTCAAATTTTCAGAATTCCGGAAGTTAGTTATGATGCAAAAATACCAAGTATTGTAAATATTATTCCGTCAGCCTGGCTTAGCGAATGGGAACTTGCAGATTTATTCGGACTTGATGTGGAAAATGCGGCGAAGGGTGTATTTATTGCACCTGATGCGCCTAAAGCACCTCTTAGAAAGGACAGCTCATGGGAAAAATAG
- a CDS encoding NADH-quinone oxidoreductase subunit B family protein, translating into MGLFGKYRKKSPWILHYNTGGCNGCDIEILAALAPKYDIERFGALNKGNPKQADILLVTGPVTKNCKDVLRRLYLEMPEPKVVVAMGACAHGGGIFRNFYHVENGVDNIIPVDVWIPGCAPRVEALIDGIAEAIEIWQTKSKEKEYMRNHGEIYEKLGVNNDD; encoded by the coding sequence ATGGGTTTATTTGGTAAATACAGAAAAAAATCACCGTGGATTTTGCATTACAATACCGGCGGATGTAATGGTTGCGATATAGAAATTTTGGCGGCACTTGCTCCAAAATATGATATTGAAAGATTTGGTGCATTGAATAAAGGAAATCCTAAACAGGCTGATATTTTACTGGTGACAGGTCCTGTTACAAAAAACTGCAAAGATGTTTTAAGAAGGCTGTATCTTGAAATGCCAGAACCCAAGGTAGTTGTGGCGATGGGCGCATGTGCGCACGGAGGCGGAATTTTTAGAAATTTTTACCATGTTGAAAACGGGGTGGATAATATTATTCCCGTTGATGTATGGATTCCTGGATGCGCACCGAGAGTTGAGGCATTAATAGATGGAATTGCAGAAGCTATTGAAATCTGGCAGACTAAATCAAAAGAAAAGGAATATATGAGAAATCATGGGGAAATTTATGAGAAATTAGGAGTTAATAATGACGATTAA
- a CDS encoding complex I subunit 1 family protein: MIWLIFAILAPVIGGFVFGIERKVKARIQGRMGPPLMQPFYDFAKLMDKRPMMIHSLHALMGIMYFVAEWFALFVLFLGNDLLIAVFFHVLAVLALVIGASSVRSSYSALGALRELMHMISYEPFMVLMVVAFYLVSGSFNFKDILNSQAPIYQLPLVFLSFLLIIPMMLQKSPFDIAEAHQEIIGGPEIEYSGPFYEAIYTGKWIEYIYVFFFVFLFGGSNYILGSILVIFAFLFVNILDNSTARLDFRKMVKFSWVVLIPLAALNIILLALWR; the protein is encoded by the coding sequence ATGATTTGGTTAATATTTGCCATTTTGGCTCCTGTTATCGGAGGATTTGTTTTTGGAATTGAAAGGAAAGTTAAAGCCAGAATACAGGGAAGAATGGGGCCTCCGCTTATGCAGCCGTTTTATGATTTTGCAAAACTTATGGATAAAAGACCTATGATGATACATTCTCTTCACGCTTTAATGGGAATAATGTATTTTGTGGCGGAATGGTTTGCTTTATTTGTATTGTTTTTGGGAAATGATTTATTAATAGCTGTATTTTTCCATGTTTTGGCTGTTTTGGCTCTCGTAATAGGTGCAAGCAGTGTAAGAAGTTCTTATTCTGCATTGGGAGCGTTAAGGGAGCTTATGCATATGATAAGTTATGAGCCATTTATGGTGTTAATGGTGGTGGCTTTTTATTTAGTAAGCGGAAGTTTTAATTTTAAAGATATTTTAAATTCTCAAGCCCCTATTTATCAGTTGCCTCTTGTTTTTCTATCATTTTTATTAATTATTCCTATGATGCTTCAAAAATCACCGTTTGATATTGCGGAAGCCCATCAGGAAATTATAGGGGGTCCGGAAATAGAATATAGTGGCCCTTTTTACGAAGCAATATATACAGGTAAGTGGATAGAATATATTTATGTCTTTTTCTTTGTATTTTTATTTGGAGGAAGTAATTATATTTTAGGATCAATTTTGGTTATTTTTGCTTTTTTATTTGTAAATATACTTGATAATTCCACTGCAAGACTTGATTTTAGAAAAATGGTTAAATTTTCATGGGTTGTTTTAATTCCTCTTGCCGCACTCAATATTATATTACTCGCTTTATGGAGGTAG